Genomic window (Acropora muricata isolate sample 2 chromosome 11, ASM3666990v1, whole genome shotgun sequence):
aaaaaaatttctttattcTATTTGAACCACCATGAAATACATTAAGTAGAGTATCTCAAGCAAGTCCCCCAAAGTAATCTACCGGTATAAACCATCTtccaaataaattttgttggcgtatttatttattttaaacatttattgtttttttttagtttcatgaGTAACTATTCAAgctcaaaaggaaaattttgtttactttattAAGGTGAAGATTTGTCACCTAAGCCCGGCCAGTCAACAAGCGAGGGAATTCAATGTACGCAGAGAAAGGAAAAACCACAGGCGAGAGGCGAAAAGGCTCAGGACTTCCATCGCTTTGACAGTCCGTGACGAACAATCAAAAGAGCTGGCGGAACTTATTGAGTGTATAAGCAGctcagaagaaagaaaagaagcggTAAAGGTGGTCTGCAACGAGGCCGATGAGCAACAACCGGAGAGCGGAGCTATATTGAAAGAGTTGTGGGAATTGGAGAGAGAGGCGTTTTTTGAAGATCAACGAAGGAATGTTGAATCAATGTTGCATAAATACTAGATCATTTAACAAGTGCTACGTGTGTATATTACTAAACACGTCCCTAAAACTTGAACCCGTCATGTAAAGCTCCAAAACACTTCCATGTTTGTTAGATTAAATaagattaagaaaaaaaaaacattcttgttGAAATCCACTCTGTAAAAAAGTCTGCTATTTCCCCAATAGGCATTTCATCACTTTTCAGTACATCCTTTATAAAGAGCTGAACCATGTGTTCAAAGTTTCTGGCACAGGTTCCAGGGTCCTTTTGAATAAGATCTGACTTTTGTTGCCATTTCATATTCTCACTTTCACAGTCAGTGTAGTCTTTCTTTTCTACAAGTCTGCccaatgttttcaaaagatgTGACCATCTTGTTTCCGCTGCTGAGAATGAGCAAAACCATGCATGTATGATTACCCAACTGACGTATCATAGCAAACAGGTCttatatgggagtccccccccgggGGTCACAGGGGGTTTATAAATAGTGAGCCTTTTACGAGTGATTCTTACGAGCGAACCTATGAGCAATCATATCAGCCAAACTATGAATAAAACGTAAGCTCCGAAAAAACTATTGGAACCATCAGTAGTACAACTGATCAGTTCATAATTTCCAATGAAAACAATCTTGAGTCCAAGCAGAACGAAACGCAGTTTGAAGACGTATCGGATGGTAACAGAAGTCATGGAAAATTACAGAAACGAAGAAGTAGGTCAAAGTCTGCTAGGGTTAGCAAAGGCGCCCGCCGTGATAGAGAACCATCGAGATTACCAAGGAAGAAAATTCTGAACttatttaacaaaaataaagcaATTAAGAGGTATGTAAGATCTCATATCGTACATAGTGTACCACATTCGTGAGGGTTGAAAAATATTATCATCTGATTACCGTAATTATCTTTAAAATCAGAATGTGTAGATGGAAACCAGTTGGAATCACTCGTGCAAAAGGTTCGAGATTGTATTTTgcaattggtgatgtttatcttttcaaaacaacaactgcaaaacatAACAGGACATCTCAAGTGTTAGTTGTCTTTCATGATGAATTTGTACATGTTCAATGTAATTCAATAAAGTGTAAGAAACGAAATCACAAGTATTGTGTTTCAAGGGCAAACTTCAGGTGATATTGAGTTAAACCCGGGACCTGTTGTTACTCAGGCACATAATCCAAACAATGTTATTGAATTGTTACAATCTCGATTAGCACAACATGGCTTGAGAATATAGGATGTTGGTGGTGCTGAGGTGATTGTTTCTTTAAAGCGTTGTCCCATCAGTTGTATGGTGAACCTAGCTATCGCATGAATGTTCGTAGTACTGGTGTTCAATATATGAGAATAATCTACAAAGATTCATTGAAAGTAGTAAAGACCATTCATGGGCTGATGCAATTGTTCTGcaagcagttgctgatgcaTTAAACTTGACAAATTGTCAAGTCTAATGCATGACAACTATTACTCACATTATAGAAACTAATCCCGTACTTGCATCGGTTACTAATATCAGTGCAGTTAGCTCAGAAACTGATACCACTGTTACAACTATTGGACATCTTGATGAAGTACACTATGTTTCAACTGTTTCATTCAATGAAAAGGCAATGTCTTTCAATGTAATTTGCAACAATCAACCACCACAGTTAGCAAGGGGTCGCTGAAGACCCACAAATAATAACGAAACAATAGCTGTAGCCAAAGAACAGAAAGGGAAAGCTTATTTGAAGGAATACAAGGGAACAAGGAGAAGAAATAATGAgttcagaaataagaaaaacagaGCTCTGCAAGCAAAGAGatcagaaaatattgaaaaaacaaGAGAACCTCAAAGGCGGGCATTTAATAGACGCAAAGAATCAAATTCTGATCACATCAGAGAACTAAATAGGCAGGCATTTGCCGAAAGTAGAAAGGGTAACCCCTAGCATGTGTGAGAAGTGAACAGAAATGCACAGAATGGAAAGAGATCCTTGATATCTGGGTTGAACCCAAGTGATCATGATCTGCTTCAGCCACTGGTTGGTATAGCGGCTACTAAAATGCCAAACTGCACACCAGTCAATGAAATACAGGAAATTGAATGTAAAAATTCTATACAGAAGATACAAAAAACGGCAAAAGTCATCGAAGCTTTCCATGATAACATTACGTGTGCTTCTGAATATGTATGTACTTGCTGTGATCAAGTATGTTATCGATCATCTGACAGAAAGTgtgaagaaaacaaatatccCAAATGTTCCAAAAAGTTGTTTAAAGCATGTATAACTACTACTTCTTGTATAGATAATACAAATGGATTTGCTCTACTTGCCACTCAAACCTAAGTAATGGGAAGCTACCTGACTGTTCTCAAGCAAACAAAATGGGATTCCCTGTCAAACCACAATTGTGTTTAAACTTGACACCTTTAAAAGAAAGATTTATTTGTCCACGTATTCCATTTATGCAAATACATGAACTCCCTAGAGGTGGACAATTATCTATTCATGGCAATGTTGTTAATGTACGAGCTGATGTAAATTAATCCATCAAGATGAAAAATTTAGAGTACTGaggacggggatgctcgtcgtctcgcttaggggtgtaaattttggattttggtctcgcttagctatagggtgttccgggcaaagtgccaatattttaagctgccggGAATTATGAGAAGAGAAACACAAGTCAAAATTTCTATTCCTTCTTTTTTCCGTTTAAAGTGGTCTCTTTTAAGGGTCAAAATTTACTTAAGCCACGCCCAGagtggtctcctttaggggtcacaaaaagcttgagtcACGCCcaaatggtctcctttaggggttagattcaaaatttctgacgaACACCCCCGTCTGATCCATATGGGACTCCCCCCGGCCTGTGAGCTTGGAGGATCGACGAGTAAACGTCTCGAGGAATCAAAAACTCTTCGCATTCAGTGCTCATAGTCACACCTTAAGTCTTTCAACCAACTCGATTTCATGTGCATGTGCTGCCACGACGAGAATTAGTCGAGACTCTCTTGAAGAAACGTTCCGCGCCGGCATTGAACCGATATCAATCGGGTTGCCGTCGACATATtgatttgtttacatctgagtgAGTGCCACATTTGCATATTCTGCCCCTCAGCAATAGTCGTTTCTAcacttcgcgtatccacgactAACAATGGGTGCGACAAAGAGTCGACTTAATTCCAGCGTGGAAGCAAACGTCGAACCTGCGTCGATcctatttttttaagttttgcgTCATCTAAATCGTGACAATATGCACGTGTCCTCATGCTATTCCCTCGATGCGCTGCTACTGTAGTTACTTcctttggcaattaattgcgaaaaacCGAAAGATAAGACTCGCGTGAAATACAGCTCTGAGAACAGTGTATCAAAGACGACAGCTATTGCTCCGAGTGGTATGCCTGACCGTGCTTTTGTTAGCGAACAACAAAGGAGCACCTGTCTTGAGGCGGTTTTGCCGCCGCTTCCAAGCGATGTTGGTTAGTTTACCAACGTGTGGTCCACCTACTGCgagaaacggtttaaagagactttcaggATATCTACATCCGTCTACATTTATTTTTCCGCTGGGTAGCATTTGTAACGCAATTGAAAAAGATACCATCACTGAAGAGCCAATCCCCTGGGAAGCTCGATTGGCAATTTCTTTGTATCGTCTTACAATAGACGACGACTATTTAACTATAGCAGAGATGGCAGGAATCGAAGAGCAGACAGTCGGATACAATGTCAATGAGGTGACAAGCGCAATTGTGGATTTTTTATGGGAAGATACCATTAAAAGAACACATGCCGATTGCAAATCAGAAGAAGAATTTGGAAGCAAAATCCAAGGTATGGAGAAAGCGTCGCAATTCCCTTGCTGTTGGTAAGCAGTCAAAGGGTGTTATAGACCAATTTAGTGCCCCCGTGGTGGACTGAAGTCTTGTAAAGAATACCATAACCTTAAAAGTTTCTTTTCCGTGGTGTTAATGGGTATGGTTGACTCCAAGTATGGATTTGTTTGGCCTAGCTGGGGCTATTGCTGTCGGTTGTCTGCCATTTGTTGGTGCTTGCATCATGGATCTAGCAATGACCACGGTTCCTGGGTTGCCCatgggtgcttaccatttagCCAAAAAATCCGGCAATTTCGGTTTGAGGTCAAATGGAAAGGCACTTTGCCGGCAAATCTTTTGGGAAATTTTGGACAACCTCCAGAGGTAGTCAACTTTTTCCGTTCGGAACGGAATTTGGGAAATGCCTTTACCATTTGCCAGAATCATTCCGTTTCCAGGCCCTTTCTGGTGTTTTCGCGCGGTTTTACATGTATTTTCAATATGGCGTCCTTATACCAATGCAGTTCTTGCCTATTTGCCTCGCCTACAATGGAAGATTTGGTGAGTAATATATGCCTCAACCCTCCTTTCAACGGTAATGAACcgttttgctttgttgttttcctGAATTCAGGGCTATGCACGTGACTTAAGGACCTGAAATATTGCCGGCATGAATAGGAATGCTCCCGCCATTAAAAAATTTGTAAGCTTGAgcttgtttgtctttttgtgctGCTTCATTACAACAAGCAGGTGCTTCAACATCAACCGCTGAGAGCCCAACGTTCTTGGAAAGGTGGGAAGATAATCATGTTCGCCTGttgatttcaaaatttaagGACCTCTTTGGAAGAGGTAAAACGACGAAGAAAGAAGTGTTTTATAAGATTTGTGCTGAATTCAATGCGGTATCAGATCACAAAGTGACGGTCGAACTTGAgatcaaacaaaaagaaattgaagataaCAACAACCAAACTGGTAGAGCTAGAAAGTCGTGGAAGTTGCAGGAAGATATGACGGAGTATATAGGAGTGAGTCCGAAGGTCAAACCTGGATTTACTGTATACTGTCTGCTGTCtactaatcacccttacttgcagcccgaaggctgaattgcgaagggcgcagctcaacgggatcggctgaATGCACGTGAAAGGCGCCTCTGAAAGCCGCCAAACAGCCATGAATGatcacagcagccaagccagatgtttttgacttgggtaaaggccagaccacaacaccgggaacttcgtgccctactcttcacgaaaagtgtgtgggttctttaacgtcccacagttagtTGCAACACGGGTTGTGAGActggacctccggcttatagtccttatctccggcttatagtccttatctttTGGTACGTCTTCGTCCAGTAACAGTGGTACAAATCAGTGTGACAGTGATGGCGAGGTGGGTGACACTGATGGCGAGGAAGTGAgaaagaaaaaggtaaagatGCCAAGATAGAAAAGGAAACGCAAGTCTCCTGCAGGAGAAATGCTGGAATTCCTTCAGTCGTACAGTGAGAAGAGGGAAAAAGTGGAAGCAGAGAAACTGGCTTTACTGAAACAGTATGAAGGAAGACAAGAACGAGTTTTTTTCGCAGTTCCTTTATGtgcttaaaaataaataaaaattgcgGTAATTTTCTCTTGAGTTTACAATTTAAATGGGTGTTTATTTAAGCATATTTTGTGGCAGTATAAAAATATAATTGATGAAACTGGACAGAGCAATGTTTTTCTCTACTAATCTCAATCTGTTACTTGAGTCACACTTGCTGAAATGATGTAGATCGTTTATTTTACACCCAGATTAATTTAATTGTAAAAAAAGGTTATTTGTTTTTCCAAATGTTGTGTTTGGAACATTTGAAAACAGCACACCAGCACACGCAATAGGCTGTAATTGTATGTTGGTGAAATTAAGGCCCGGGACATGATTAAACCACATATTCAGTATAATCAGTTATATGAAGCCAAACTTTCCACTTATTTTTACCACATAAATTTCCTGGGGGGCGGGGCTCAGGGATGGGAGAAAGGGATGGAAGCAAATGTCTCACACACTTCCAAATTTTAAGTGGCCGAATCCTCTGATTAATAATTAAGCGGTAAGTTTCGTACTCTCTTCAAGCCCctgtttcattcattttcagcATGCCTTCATTTTGACTTGTTTAAAGATCGAAATTTCTGTTGAATTTCTCGACGGATCGCTAACAGAATCTGCTAAGGAGATTGCACGATCGAGATGAGACAAGCATGAATCAGTAAAGACACGAAGGAAGGCAGGGAAAGTTCACATTGAAATGCTAAAATCATATATGCTATTGATCAATTTAACCGCAAGTTATCATAGTTGTGATTTAcccttaaaataattaatagaaAATAATTGTTGAGATActgattttgtttcttttgtttatcatgTTCACGCCAAATACTATCCTTGGATGTTTATCTGCGTAGTCGAAATTGAGTAAAGACAGGCCCAAGAATGATAGCGAACAGCCCATGTGTAAGTGATATTTGTGATCTTTTATGTCCAAGAGCAAAATGTAAACCATGGACTTTCTCTACTGAACAAGCTAGGGACCAAGTTGATATTTTCTGAACCGCGCAATTAAGCATAACATCGATTCAAGGTAAAGACAATAAGCTCAACTCgacttatttttctttcttgcaaaacccaaataaaaattttatcGAAACCGAGAAAACAGTAAATCCAACAATTCTACGTTCAACAAAAATGTGTCAAATCGACACCATTTTGTTTCGATATCTAGCTAATTGTCAATAGATCTGGATTCCGGATTGCAGCTTTTGTTTTGGTGCTGTCCTTTACATTGACGTTTTTGCTTCAGTtgcggttttttttgtttgagcTTCCCATTGGGTTACCTATCACACCATCTCGTTCTGGATGAACGTTACTGCTGCATTTAATCGCTTTCGTCGCTAATAGAAGTGAACTAATTTTCGTATTTGCTGGACAATGAAGTCAAGAGAGTACTCTGTAATGTTTATAGTACTCGATGAGGTCATGTACGTAGCCTCGGAACAATACAATATGTAGTCAAAAATCAAAGGCCACGGTCTACTGTAAAGGAAACTATGCTGACACATCTTCTATGGATATGTTCAGAAAGTTGCTTGCTCTCGAATGTTTATGCATTTATTATATATGCACTGAGATTTATGCTCTGAAAAGGCGTGAGATAAATTCGGTTCACAAGCTGGTCAAGCGTGCCAGAAAGTTTTTTACGAGTGAGCGTATCATGTTTTTTGACTTGTGAACCGTAAGAAAGTGATTTTCATTCAGCTGGCAGTATTTCCCACGATAATACGGTCAAGGAATATGTGAAAATTTCGAAAACAAGACCACGATAGAAAGGAAACAAGATGTGAAATGGATGGAAATGTTTTTGAGAAACGAAAATGGCGACGAGCGAAAGGTGCAAAAGGTTTATGCAGTTATTATACACACACTGAGATTTATGCCCTGAAAAGGCGTCAGATAAATTCGGTTCACAAGCTGGTGAAGCGTGTCGCTTTTTTCTACGAGTGAGCAAAACGATACGTCCACTCAGTTTCCGCTTATCATGTTTTTTGACTTGTGAACCGTAAGAAAGTGATTTTCATTCAGCTGGCAGTGTTTCTCCTTTTAAAGAAATCTTAAGCTTTCGCAACTGTTGAAGCTTAAAAACATGAACAAGAAAAGATTTGTTTACCACGATACTTCGGTTGAGGAATATGTGGAAAGTGCCAAAAATAAGACCGCGAAAGAGGAAACCAATCGAGATGTGAAATTGATGGAAATGTTTTTGAGAAACGAAAAGGGCAACGAGCGAGAGGTGCAAAACATACAACCCACAGAACTGAACAAACGCCTTGCGGACTTTATTCCGTTCTGTAAAGACGGAGAGGATTATAAGACTACAAGTTTAAGATGCCTTGTTACTAATTAAAGTTTAGAAATAATATCTTGCATTCTTTGCTTGCTTTAATGTCAAATTTCTGGCAGAAATTATTTAAGCTTATGTCATGATCTTTGTATGAGCTTTTGACTTGAATTTGCGTAACAGAGTTTTGTCTTGATTTGTCATTAAAGACcccggcgggtctaaaacacaggtcacaggtcaggtcacaggtcaggtcacaggtcaggtcacttggaagaatatttttctgccaaggaaattgactatattTTTGACTAAATTAAATACattatggcagtacccataagtcctgtcatcacaAGATTTATCTTATGAGCTCATggttaaaaggcaaagaaatggaggataacagcgaagccgaggacaacaaagtaggaagcaatttgcacgtgaaattcgttgttttcgttctgtttgaacggatttaatcgcgtagagccacatcctgaagcttaaagtaaacaatgccgcgcattattacagattcttgctcgtatcgcgttagcttcgaatagaaaatagtcaatttccttggcagaaaaaatattcttcctattgacctgacctgacctgacctgacctgacctgacctgacctgtgacctgacctgtgacctgtgacctgacctgtgacctgtgttttagacccacCGTTAAAGACGATAAACAAGAATATTAACCTCATTATGTATGTAATAAACACAATACCACATGGAAAGTGCTTTGTGCAGTATTTACACActcgttgtttttgtttctgaaatcgaacgagtgagccGGCGAAACGAAGGAGTTCGATTTTTGCTGCAAAAGCAAGTGCCTAAATACCTTACGCCCGCACTTTCCATGAAGTATTCCCTATTCATCACACTGAAAATGTTTACTTCGATTGTAACAGTTTTGAATCCGCTAATGTTCTCAGAACAAACCCAGGTTAGTATTGTCACTCTTTAAGAAACACTGGAATTAGCGCCTATTGAAAGGAAGGTGGCATTTGAATAGCGGTAAGcatgaacaaagaaaacattttctgaaaGCGATGTTATGATCATATCGGTTCAAACAACTTGGTCCACAACTCCATCCCGTAAAAGAGAAAACGGTCACAATGGGAAGATTATTTCAAGCCAtatgtaacaaaacaaaaaagtaaaaaaaatcaagaagccACATGACCTCATCATTCTTGTAAATctttatttaagtttgaaactaAAAATCTAGTCAGTGTGACAGGAATGTTGACTGAGCTACTATCTTGGAACGTTGCCTTTACTAGTATCAAATAGTATCAATTTGGCAACCTGTGCTCTCATGTTGAAAGGAGCTTGCTTTGGGTGAGGAATAAAGAAAGcaactgaaacaaaaacagaaactaAAAGTAAGAAGCAGAAAAACATTACGCACATAACCGAAGAGCATAATGATCCTATACATTACCTTAATTAACAGCCATAGAGCTCCACTCTCATACTTATGTGACGACTCCAAGCTATTGGTTGAAAACGGATGTAACGAGCCCTAATTGGGGGATTGAGATTATGCCTAACGATGCTGTCTCCGTCAGCGTTTCCGGTAAATACCTGAGTTGCCAAAAacgaacaaaagaaaattatttcacgTGACAAATCGTATACATTACGATTTACACATAGCCCAGTCATATCCGATATCCATGGAGTGTCAGTCAGAGAGAACTATTTTGGCCTTGCTGGCAATTTTAAGACTGACTTTGTCGACCTAACTATGTACTTTTCATATGAATGAGTAAAAAACTATTTTATATCCTTGTTAAGTAAAATACAGAATTTTAAACGAGATGCATTAGCTAGACTGTGTGACTAGTGCTGCTTTTGCGCCGTTCTTGCTTTCGATTTGGCTCGATCCATCCCTTCCGACACTCATCTATATGCCCATCAATCCGTCCTATCATCCCATGCCATTCCTTATCCGTGCATCTATTCATTAATTTGTAAACTTGTCAAATGAATCAGGTTCAATGGTTTCCCAATTCCAAAAAATAACTATATGGAATTAAATTATGCAAACGCTTGTCcatcatatatatgtatgtttTTAAGTCAAGTCAATGAGATGAAGCAATCCCTCTTCAAACCTGAAGCCAACCTCCTTTCTAGTTTATATCTACCTGTcatgcaatttttgtttcaccttAGTGTTTTGTCCCTCGTCTTCATAATATTCAAAGTTGACATCATTGTTGCTGTACTGTAGCTTGTACTTGGTTATCCACTGGTTGTAAATTCCGCTGTTTCTTCCTTGCGTTGCTACACTTGTGAGGAGTGATTCTTCCTTTAGCAGGTCAACCTGTAGCCATTGGTTTTGATCGTTTACAAGAGCAGACCATGACCCTGCCTTCCATAACTTACCGTTGGGAGCAACCTCTTGAAAGTTAAGTCTTCCTTGATGGGCAGTATGATTCCCATCCCATTCTGAAGAGGCTGTTATTTGTTTATCCAATATTTCATCATTCTCCATGCCCAAGGCCCTGTTGCATCCTAACAACTCAAAAGATACACCCCTGATGTCAAAAGTGACTTGTGTTCCTCAACGCCTCatcatcaaaaataaaaattatagtATAGAGGGAACGTCCATAGTCAAGGTTTATCAAAAATTGGATAAAAATGGTGCAAATTACTGTGGCTGAGAAATTCTTTTTCCTAATTTGAATATCTTTATGTCTGAGGATCAACGAGAATACGATTTAATTTTAtatcctttccttttttttagaaGACATGGTTGCAAGAGGGATAGGACGAATAACGAAAGAGCCTCATTCCTTTATCAGTGTTTAGTCGCTCATGCAAATACTTACTCACCAACACATTCATAGTCATTTTTATCGTAGAGAGGGTGGCATCC
Coding sequences:
- the LOC136889708 gene encoding lactadherin-like isoform X2; this encodes MRMQPMLTVLFICVGFGTCVTLIQQQNMIKRSEFQSVRSGIFKAFFNHSLRAFLVLAEVSSPGNVECALACLRNETCLSFNFAIVPHPISKLYTCQLLPIDKYWNPDRFALSQQFHHFAIPSPCESLPCDSSHEGCHPLYDKNDYECVGCNRALGMENDEILDKQITASSEWDGNHTAHQGRLNFQEVAPNGKLWKAGSWSALVNDQNQWLQVDLLKEESLLTSVATQGRNSGIYNQWITKYKLQYSNNDVNFEYYEDEGQNTKVFTGNADGDSIVRHNLNPPIRARYIRFQPIAWSRHISMRVELYGC